ACAGGAACCTCCGATGAGCACTGACACGGATCTCACCGACCGGATCGACGCCGCCGCCCGGGACGTCGAGGATGACGTCATCGAGTGGCGGCACCACATCCACAGCCACCCCGAGCTGTCGAACCGGGAGGAGGGGACGGCGTCGTTCATCGTCGACCGGCTCCGGGACTTCGGGTACGACGACGTGACGACGGACATCGCCGGCCACGGCGTCGCGGCGGTCCTCCACGGCGGCGCGGAGCCGGACGACGGCCACCGCCGGACGGTGCTGCTCCGCGCGGACATCGACGCGCTGCCGGTGCGGGAGGAGACCGACGAGGACTTCGCCTCCGACGTCGTCGACGAGGACTACCCGGGCGGCCCGTTCCCGGTGGCCCACGCCTGCGGGCACGACTGCCACACCGCGATGCTCTTCGGCGCCGCGAAGGTCCTCCGCGAGGTCGCGGACGACCTGCAGGGCGACGTCGTCCTCGTCTTCCAGCCGGCGGAGGAGGGGCCGCCGGTGGACGAGGACGGCGGGGCCCGGCCGATGCTCGCGGCGTTGGAGGACGACGTGCTCGCGGACCTCGACGCGGCCCCGACGATGGCGTTCGGGATGCACGTCGCCCCCGGCCCGTCGGGCTGGATCTGCTACGCGCGGGACGTGCAGAACGCGTCGTCGGAGCTGGTGAAGATCACCGTCACGGGCGAGCAGGTCCACGGGTCCCAGCCGTGGTCGGGCCGCGACCCGATGCCCCCGGCGGCGGAGATCCTCACCGCGATGGGGCAGGTCTACCGGCGGATCGACGCCCAGGACGCCGTGACGGTGAGCATCGGCCACATCGAGGACGAGGGCCGGTTCAACATCGTCGGGGAGTCCGTCACGATGTGGGGCACGGTCCGGTGCCTCGCGGACGGTGTCATGGACCGGGTCAACGAGATCATCGAGCAGACGGTGACCCACATCCCCGAGGCCTACGGGTGCTCGGGGGAGGTGGAGTTCCTCCAGCAGGTGCCGCCGGTGGTCAACGACGGGGGGTGGATCGACGCGGTCCTCCCCACGTTGGAGCGTGTCGCCGGGGAGGACGGGCACGTCGTCGAGGTCCCGGCGTCGATGGGGTACGACGACGTCTCCGAGTTCATCAACGCGTACGGCGGGGTGTACGCCCTGCTCGGCGTGCAGGACGTGACGGTGGACGAGGACGGGGAGCCGGTGCCGGAGGACGGCGGCCGGGGCCTCGTGCCGAACCACAGCCCGCGGTTCTACGCGAACGACGACGCGCTGGTCACGGGCGTGCGGATGCACGCGCACGTGGCGCTGGACCACCTCCGGGGTGCGCTGGAGCCGGAGGACGACTGACGGCGGAGGGGGCCGTCGTCCCCCGGGACGGTGACCCCGCGACCGTGACCGGCCCGGTGACCGGCCCTGCGAGCTGCACCGCGACCGGCCCGGTGACCTGCACCGCGACCGGCCCGGTGACCTGCACCGCGACCGGGACCGTGACCTGCACCGCGACCGGTGCCGGCGCGGCGGTCCACCACAAACGGGGGCAGCGGGGGACGCGGGGTGGCGGAGCCGGCGGTTCTGCGTAACATGGTGACGTGTCAACTACTTGGTTGACATGTCACGCCGCCGGGGCCCGGGCCCTCCTGACGGGGACGACCATGTCGACACGACGAACAGGAAAGGCAGAGCACTCATGAACATCGACGTTCACGCCCACTACTGGACAGACAGCTACCTCGACCGCATCCAGGCACTCGGGAAGGACGACACCGACACGCAGCGCGGCATGGGCGCCGGCGACGGGAAGGAACTGCAGGACCGCCGGGAGCTCATGGACCGCTCCGGGGTCGACCTCCAGATCCTCTCCGCCGCGCCGCAGATGCCGTACAGCGACACCGACCGGGACGGTGCCGTCGAGGCCGCCCGCTTCGTCAACGACCAGTACGCGGAGCTCGTCAAGGAGTACCCGGACCGGTTCCGCGCGTTCGTCGCGCTGCCGATGCCGCACATCGAGGAGTCCCTCGCCGAGCTCGCCCGCGGGCTCGACGAGCTCGGCTTCCTCGGCGTCGTCTTCAACACGACGATCAACGGCCGGCCGCTCGTCGACCCGGAGTTCGCGCCGATCTTCGAGGAGCTCAACCGCCGCAAGGCCGTCGTCTACATCCACCCGGCCGGCAACTCCGTCGACACCCCGCTCATCCGGGACCACCACATGACGTGGATGGTCGGCGCGCCGATGGAGGACACGGTGTCCATCATGCAGCTCATCACCGAGGGCTTCCCCACGAAGTACCCGGACATCACCTTCATCAACTCCCACCTCGGCGGGGCGCTGCCCATGCTCCTGCAGCGGGCGGACAACCAGGTCGGCTGGGAGGCGCCGGACACCCCGGAGAAGCCGTCCGAGGCCGCGCGCCGGATGTACTTCGACTCCGTCGGCCACGGGCACGTGCCCGCGATCCGCGCGGCGGTCGACTCGTTCGGCGCGGACCGCATCCTCCTCGGCACGGACTTCCCGTACGAGGCCGGGGACATCTTCACCCGGGCCGTCGAGTACATCCCGGAGGGGCTCGACGAGAAGGACGCGACGGCGGTGCTCTCCGGCAACGCCGCGCGGCTCTTCCCGTCCCTCGCGGACAAGTGAGCCGGCTCCACCGCACCACCGACCACCACAGGTCACCACCGACACCGAAGGAGACACCACCATGACCGCACCCGACCTCAAGGACAGCGAGCTCACCTCCCTCATCGCGAAGGAGGACGCCGTCCTCCTCCTCGTCGACCACCAGCCGCAGATGGTCTTCGGCGCGCGGAGCGCCACGGACCCGCAGGCGCTCATCAACAACGTCGTCGCCCTCGCGAAGCTCGGCAAGCTCTTCGAGATCCCGACGATCCTCACCTCCATCGCCGCGGAGACCTTCGGCGGGCACCTCGCGCACCAGCTCACCGACGTCCTCCCGGACCACGACGTCATCGACCGGTCGTTCATCAACGCCTGGCAGGACGGCCGCATCCGGGACGCCGTCGAGGCCACGGGCCGCCGCAAGCTCATCATCGCGGGCCTGTGGACGGAGGTGTGCCTCACCCTGCCGGCCCTCTCGGCGAAAGAGCAGGGCTACGACGTCTACGCCGTCGTCGACGCCTCGGCGGGCTCCTCGCAGGCCGCGCACGACGCCGCCATCCAGCGGCTCATCATGAACGGTGTCACCCCCGTCTCCACGGCGCAGCTGCTCTCCGAGTTCCAGCGGGACTGGGCGCGGGAGGACACCTACGGGCCGGTCAACGAGATCGTCCGGGACCACATGGGTGCCTGGGGACAGGGCGTCGACTTCGTCGCCCAGTTCTCCGGGCAGCACTGACCCGGACCCCGGACGCGGCCCTGACCGGGGCCCGGGACGGCACCGGCCCGGGCACCCTGACGGGCGTTCGCCCGGACGCGCCGCACGCCGGGCCGGGTATCCTGGACGGTGTGCGGCCACGGCCGGACGACCGCCGCCCCGCGGCGACGGGTGGTGGCAGAGAACACCTGATACACGACGATCACGACACCAGACGAGATCACGACACCAGACGAAAGGACGGG
The sequence above is drawn from the Corynebacterium bovis DSM 20582 = CIP 54.80 genome and encodes:
- a CDS encoding amidohydrolase family protein — its product is MNIDVHAHYWTDSYLDRIQALGKDDTDTQRGMGAGDGKELQDRRELMDRSGVDLQILSAAPQMPYSDTDRDGAVEAARFVNDQYAELVKEYPDRFRAFVALPMPHIEESLAELARGLDELGFLGVVFNTTINGRPLVDPEFAPIFEELNRRKAVVYIHPAGNSVDTPLIRDHHMTWMVGAPMEDTVSIMQLITEGFPTKYPDITFINSHLGGALPMLLQRADNQVGWEAPDTPEKPSEAARRMYFDSVGHGHVPAIRAAVDSFGADRILLGTDFPYEAGDIFTRAVEYIPEGLDEKDATAVLSGNAARLFPSLADK
- a CDS encoding hydrolase, whose translation is MTAPDLKDSELTSLIAKEDAVLLLVDHQPQMVFGARSATDPQALINNVVALAKLGKLFEIPTILTSIAAETFGGHLAHQLTDVLPDHDVIDRSFINAWQDGRIRDAVEATGRRKLIIAGLWTEVCLTLPALSAKEQGYDVYAVVDASAGSSQAAHDAAIQRLIMNGVTPVSTAQLLSEFQRDWAREDTYGPVNEIVRDHMGAWGQGVDFVAQFSGQH
- a CDS encoding M20 metallopeptidase family protein, with product MSTDTDLTDRIDAAARDVEDDVIEWRHHIHSHPELSNREEGTASFIVDRLRDFGYDDVTTDIAGHGVAAVLHGGAEPDDGHRRTVLLRADIDALPVREETDEDFASDVVDEDYPGGPFPVAHACGHDCHTAMLFGAAKVLREVADDLQGDVVLVFQPAEEGPPVDEDGGARPMLAALEDDVLADLDAAPTMAFGMHVAPGPSGWICYARDVQNASSELVKITVTGEQVHGSQPWSGRDPMPPAAEILTAMGQVYRRIDAQDAVTVSIGHIEDEGRFNIVGESVTMWGTVRCLADGVMDRVNEIIEQTVTHIPEAYGCSGEVEFLQQVPPVVNDGGWIDAVLPTLERVAGEDGHVVEVPASMGYDDVSEFINAYGGVYALLGVQDVTVDEDGEPVPEDGGRGLVPNHSPRFYANDDALVTGVRMHAHVALDHLRGALEPEDD